From Nevskia ramosa DSM 11499, the proteins below share one genomic window:
- the alr gene encoding alanine racemase has protein sequence MPLPRVTATVDLSAVRHNLQRVREFAPQSKVMAAIKADAYGHGAVPVARALAEAGVDAFAVACLEEAVTLRDAGIATRIALLEGVLSAEEAEEAARLDLEIVIHDRWQLELLASLLPTTALRVWFKLDSGMHRLGFPLAEAPALQAALLARPNWRLQGWITHLACADDRDSAMTSAQIAAFDAAMADIPGARSIANSAGLIAWPQARVDWVRPGLMLYGASPMPGTVGSDLDLKPAMTVASRLIAVHEVPAGDSVGYGATFICPEAMRVGVVAVGYADGVHRILPTGAPVLIHEQRVPIIGRVSMDMITVDLRSLPRAAVGDAVTLWGPGLPAEEVATWAGTLSYELFCGLTNRVHYRYV, from the coding sequence ATGCCTCTCCCTCGTGTCACTGCAACGGTCGATCTGTCGGCCGTTCGCCACAACCTGCAACGTGTGCGCGAGTTCGCGCCGCAATCGAAAGTGATGGCAGCGATCAAGGCCGATGCCTATGGCCACGGCGCCGTGCCGGTGGCGCGTGCGTTGGCCGAGGCCGGCGTCGACGCCTTTGCCGTCGCCTGCCTCGAAGAAGCCGTCACTCTGCGCGATGCCGGCATCGCTACCCGCATCGCCTTGCTTGAAGGCGTGCTGTCCGCCGAAGAAGCCGAGGAAGCGGCGCGGCTGGATCTGGAGATCGTCATCCACGATCGCTGGCAGCTGGAACTGCTGGCTTCGCTGCTGCCGACGACCGCGCTCCGCGTCTGGTTCAAGCTCGACAGCGGCATGCACCGGCTCGGTTTCCCGCTCGCCGAAGCTCCGGCACTGCAGGCTGCGCTGCTGGCCCGGCCGAACTGGCGCCTGCAAGGCTGGATCACCCATCTGGCCTGTGCCGATGACCGCGACAGCGCGATGACCTCTGCCCAGATCGCCGCGTTCGACGCCGCGATGGCGGACATTCCCGGAGCCCGCTCGATCGCCAATTCCGCGGGCCTGATCGCCTGGCCGCAGGCGCGGGTCGACTGGGTGCGCCCGGGCCTGATGCTCTACGGCGCCAGCCCGATGCCGGGAACGGTCGGCAGCGATCTGGACCTGAAACCGGCGATGACCGTCGCCAGTCGCTTGATTGCCGTTCACGAAGTGCCGGCCGGCGATTCCGTGGGTTACGGCGCCACGTTCATCTGCCCGGAAGCGATGCGCGTCGGCGTCGTCGCGGTCGGCTATGCCGATGGCGTGCACCGCATCCTGCCGACCGGCGCACCAGTGCTGATCCACGAGCAGCGCGTGCCGATCATCGGCCGGGTGTCGATGGACATGATTACCGTCGATCTGCGCAGCCTGCCGCGGGCCGCGGTCGGTGATGCCGTGACCCTGTGGGGCCCAGGCCTGCCGGCCGAGGAAGTCGCGACCTGGGCCGGCACCTTGTCTTACGAGTTGTTCTGCGGTCTGACCAACCGCGTGCACTACCGCTACGTCTGA